A single window of bacterium DNA harbors:
- a CDS encoding creatininase family protein, with protein sequence MQIRLPGGRRFAQPGPTTPRRPAMRLALLTWSQVEAYLRGKDAIIIPTGATEQHGPNGLIGTDHLIAEALALAIGERCGVLVHPVLAVGMSQHHLGFPGTASLTAAGYGKLLTDTVESLARHGFRTFYFVNGHGGNTPAASAAASDLLTRREDLRWIWRSWWERPEVKALEDELIGERNGDHATPAEISITMHLFPRAVAPLAPVAPDKPAHEWPLGPGEFRRLFPDGRMYSDPSLASAEKGKRLFELCVNLYAAELAALVGGPRG encoded by the coding sequence ATGCAAATCCGCTTGCCAGGCGGCCGCCGCTTCGCGCAGCCTGGGCCGACAACCCCGAGGAGGCCCGCCATGCGTCTCGCCCTGCTGACCTGGTCCCAGGTGGAGGCCTACCTGCGCGGGAAGGACGCGATCATCATCCCCACCGGCGCCACCGAGCAGCACGGGCCGAACGGTCTGATCGGCACGGACCACCTGATCGCCGAGGCCCTGGCCCTGGCGATCGGCGAGCGCTGCGGCGTGCTGGTGCATCCGGTGCTCGCCGTCGGCATGAGCCAGCACCACCTCGGCTTCCCGGGCACGGCCAGCCTCACGGCCGCGGGCTACGGCAAGCTGCTCACGGATACCGTCGAGTCGCTCGCACGGCATGGCTTTCGCACCTTCTACTTCGTCAACGGGCACGGCGGGAATACGCCAGCCGCCTCGGCGGCGGCCAGCGACCTGCTCACGCGTCGCGAAGACCTGCGCTGGATCTGGCGGAGCTGGTGGGAGCGGCCCGAGGTCAAGGCCCTCGAGGACGAACTCATCGGCGAGCGCAACGGCGACCACGCCACGCCCGCCGAGATCAGCATCACGATGCACCTCTTCCCGCGCGCGGTCGCGCCGCTCGCGCCGGTCGCGCCAGACAAGCCCGCGCACGAGTGGCCGCTGGGACCGGGCGAGTTCCGGCGCCTCTTCCCCGACGGCCGCATGTACAGCGACCCCTCCCTGGCCAGCGCCGAGAAGGGCAAGCGGCTCTTCGAGCTGTGCGTGAATCTCTATGCCGCGGAGCTGGCG